The following are encoded together in the Xanthobacter autotrophicus Py2 genome:
- a CDS encoding Fimbrial assembly family protein (PFAM: Fimbrial assembly family protein~KEGG: bja:bll6015 putative general secretory pathway protein L), which produces MTQMTKPSSSSALSLARFLDAFSAFIDLAAGFVADLREQLTRGAAVRLVEREAGVFTLALPDGTARLRLDDPTPFAPEIVAALKGREVELALDPGRFLFRPLELPRGAAAFLDGIVRSQIDRLTPWSASEAAYGFTAPEDAPDERLALTVAATARARLSPLLERLKAQGAGAILVTTQAEGTGSPIRVLDHAASGAVSGMAGVRRVLLAVLGGAAAAALLALAVSGLVGGNLDAELDDITERIGAQRRALVAARDGQGGTAVLAALERRKREVPASVLVLEALSQALPDDTYVTELQMEGDRVEVTGVSREAAALIRLLEQSRQFAEATFVAPTTRAPGEAGERFQISARVLLPMEALR; this is translated from the coding sequence CTTCTCCGCCTTCATCGACCTTGCCGCCGGCTTCGTCGCCGACCTACGCGAGCAGCTCACGCGCGGGGCGGCGGTGCGTCTGGTGGAGAGGGAGGCGGGGGTGTTCACCCTGGCCCTGCCGGACGGGACGGCCCGCCTCCGGCTGGATGATCCCACCCCGTTTGCGCCGGAGATCGTGGCGGCGCTCAAGGGGCGGGAGGTGGAGCTGGCGCTCGATCCCGGCCGCTTCCTGTTCCGCCCACTGGAGCTGCCGCGCGGCGCCGCCGCGTTCCTCGACGGCATCGTGCGCTCGCAGATCGACCGCCTGACTCCCTGGAGCGCGAGTGAAGCGGCCTATGGCTTCACGGCGCCTGAGGACGCGCCCGACGAGCGCCTCGCCCTCACCGTGGCCGCCACCGCGCGGGCCCGCCTTTCGCCCCTCCTGGAGCGGCTGAAGGCACAGGGCGCGGGCGCCATCCTCGTCACCACGCAGGCGGAGGGCACGGGGTCGCCCATCCGCGTGCTCGATCATGCAGCATCCGGCGCGGTCTCGGGGATGGCCGGGGTGCGGCGTGTCCTGCTCGCGGTGCTCGGTGGCGCGGCGGCGGCGGCGCTGCTGGCGCTCGCCGTCTCCGGGCTGGTGGGTGGCAACCTCGATGCCGAACTGGACGACATCACCGAGCGCATCGGCGCCCAGCGCCGGGCGCTGGTGGCGGCGCGTGACGGGCAGGGCGGGACGGCCGTGCTCGCCGCCCTCGAACGGCGCAAGCGCGAGGTGCCCGCCAGCGTGCTGGTGCTGGAGGCGCTGTCGCAGGCGCTGCCCGACGACACCTATGTCACCGAGCTGCAGATGGAGGGCGACAGGGTGGAGGTGACGGGCGTCTCGCGGGAGGCGGCGGCGCTGATCCGCCTGCTGGAGCAGTCGCGCCAGTTCGCCGAGGCCACTTTCGTGGCACCCACCACCCGCGCGCCCGGCGAGGCCGGCGAGCGCTTCCAGATCTCCGCGCGCGTCCTCCTGCCCATGGAGGCCCTGCGATGA
- a CDS encoding putative general secretion pathway protein M (KEGG: nha:Nham_0733 putative general secretion pathway protein M) encodes MSVLPSVIPSRRLPLLAALGYLALVLVLLAVTGSAIGDLMDKRAAVAEASDALDRLQGRKPPRAGDPAEPWAGAPVLEGPTVTVAGAALMQRIAAAVERAGGRITSSRPELQGTPAGPGFVAVAASLDIGEDALQKLLYDIEAGQPFLFVDQLAIQSEATTSGARTVDGGGQPMALKVTFTAYGQWQGAR; translated from the coding sequence ATGAGCGTGCTGCCATCCGTCATCCCATCGCGCCGGCTGCCGCTGCTCGCGGCGCTGGGCTATCTGGCGCTTGTCCTGGTGCTGCTCGCGGTGACGGGGAGCGCCATCGGCGACCTGATGGACAAGCGCGCCGCCGTGGCCGAGGCGTCCGATGCGCTGGACCGGCTGCAGGGACGCAAGCCTCCCCGTGCCGGCGACCCGGCGGAGCCGTGGGCCGGCGCGCCGGTGCTGGAAGGACCCACGGTGACGGTGGCGGGCGCCGCGCTCATGCAGCGCATCGCCGCCGCCGTGGAGCGCGCGGGCGGGCGCATCACCTCGTCCCGGCCGGAGCTTCAGGGCACGCCCGCCGGGCCGGGCTTCGTCGCCGTGGCCGCGAGCCTCGACATCGGCGAGGATGCGCTGCAGAAGCTGCTCTACGACATCGAGGCAGGACAGCCGTTCCTGTTCGTGGACCAGCTGGCGATCCAGAGCGAGGCGACGACCTCGGGCGCGCGGACGGTGGACGGGGGCGGCCAGCCCATGGCGCTGAAAGTGACCTTCACCGCCTACGGCCAGTGGCAGGGCGCGCGATGA
- a CDS encoding hypothetical protein (KEGG: rpc:RPC_2998 hypothetical protein) encodes MIDFARASGFSLLAMVLVVSATPVGASELDAPIPPAGAVQVRTAEDGDGAAGPGRTGSAPRGNPLWSLPLERLEATRARPLFSPSRRPPAAVEVPPPPAPAAPVAAAPARPRVTLIGTVVGVGDAYGIFLDPTSNAVVRLRTGESFEGWVLRSVSVRDALMQNGRNSVVLALPASGSGGATPAARGPDGTPLLARPGRPAGERPTAHIIAPYRPPPALSDIESSH; translated from the coding sequence ATGATCGATTTTGCGCGGGCTTCGGGCTTTTCCCTGTTGGCGATGGTCCTCGTGGTGTCGGCCACGCCTGTGGGCGCCTCCGAGCTCGACGCGCCGATCCCGCCGGCCGGCGCGGTCCAGGTCCGCACCGCCGAGGACGGCGATGGCGCCGCAGGGCCCGGCCGTACGGGATCTGCTCCGCGCGGCAATCCCCTGTGGTCGCTGCCGCTTGAGCGGCTCGAGGCCACCCGCGCGCGGCCGCTCTTTTCGCCCTCGCGGCGCCCGCCGGCCGCGGTCGAAGTCCCGCCTCCGCCCGCGCCCGCCGCGCCGGTGGCGGCTGCTCCGGCGCGGCCACGCGTCACCCTCATCGGCACCGTGGTGGGGGTGGGTGACGCCTACGGCATCTTCCTCGATCCGACGAGCAATGCCGTCGTGCGGCTGCGCACCGGGGAGAGCTTCGAAGGCTGGGTGCTGCGCTCCGTCAGCGTGCGCGACGCGCTGATGCAGAACGGCCGCAACAGCGTGGTGCTGGCGCTTCCGGCTTCAGGGAGCGGCGGCGCGACGCCGGCCGCGCGTGGGCCGGACGGCACCCCTCTGCTGGCGCGCCCGGGCCGTCCGGCCGGCGAGCGGCCCACAGCGCACATCATCGCTCCATACCGGCCACCGCCGGCCCTGTCGGACATCGAATCCAGCCATTGA
- a CDS encoding conserved hypothetical protein (KEGG: bra:BRADO6331 hypothetical protein): MGKVRAVSPFLPDRTGAIVSQLIGLFPTPVMRVPGLLEPETVAALAAEAQDATSLTNAYSDLLSHTPVAGAEANSLHGRLGALVLPKVAEFGEVLFGEALNWQIKEIWVNVLEPGGHQAIHTHANSFISGVVYLTPAHPSANIVFHKSIGGTGFLFGNSNPNARINAFNGGKWAMPETHAGDLVMFPSYLLHEVPANRGERRISIAFNAIPDRLDNFGYAIRFA; encoded by the coding sequence ATGGGGAAAGTGCGCGCCGTCTCCCCCTTTCTGCCGGACCGGACAGGCGCCATTGTGAGCCAGCTTATCGGATTGTTTCCCACCCCCGTGATGCGGGTGCCGGGATTGCTCGAACCGGAGACGGTGGCCGCCCTCGCCGCCGAGGCGCAGGACGCCACTAGCCTCACCAACGCCTATTCCGACCTGCTCTCCCACACCCCGGTGGCGGGGGCCGAGGCGAATTCCCTGCATGGCCGGCTCGGCGCGCTGGTGCTGCCCAAGGTGGCGGAGTTCGGCGAGGTGCTCTTCGGCGAGGCGCTGAACTGGCAGATCAAGGAAATCTGGGTGAACGTGCTCGAGCCCGGCGGGCACCAGGCCATCCACACCCACGCCAACAGCTTCATCTCCGGCGTGGTCTATCTGACGCCGGCGCACCCCTCCGCCAACATCGTGTTCCACAAGAGCATCGGCGGCACTGGCTTCCTGTTCGGCAACAGCAATCCCAACGCCCGTATCAATGCCTTCAACGGCGGCAAGTGGGCCATGCCCGAGACGCACGCCGGCGACCTCGTGATGTTCCCGAGCTACCTGCTGCACGAGGTGCCCGCCAATCGCGGCGAACGGCGCATCTCCATCGCCTTCAACGCCATTCCCGACCGGCTCGACAATTTCGGCTACGCCATCCGCTTCGCGTGA
- a CDS encoding Spermine synthase (PFAM: Spermine synthase~KEGG: bra:BRADO6330 putative spermine/spermidine synthase family protein) has protein sequence MSQFPVSDTRPASTATMTASSPVAISPEVTGAGASGRRIGAITAVAALSGLAGLGYEIVWARMLAVALGHEIVAVLGVVSALFAGLALGSLLLGRRIASSRSPATWYAGLECVIGLWALALILLSPLAAEQVPALVPVDADPLRQWTVAFGLPFVLLLPATLAMGATVPALEAVLAPLLVARGAVGRIYAANTAGAVAGTLATAFLLIPALGLSATLMACAGLNFACAALLIAFAGGRGAALVASPASLRVDTERAHAPLMALFVTGLLGIGYEVVTVRVLSQILENTIYTFAILLAAYLTGTALGAVARNAIAARRPGADLTRPLVVATALACLLGAALLGVSDRMLEMLRAGLPATLEGRLAAELGIAALAFLPPTIAMGALFTELAQRASDKAGGVGPALAVNTLGAALAPILFGPLLLPLLGAKLAFVVIAVGYLLVLPDLARRSLMAAGLVGAATAALMVAPLSLRFVRIPPGGELVWHRDGVMAAVSVISNSAGDLHLQVNNHFRMGGSASMRSDHRQAHIPLLLHPAPESALFLGLGTGATLSAAGAHPGLRADGVELVPEVVETFPLFGASAGEIGRNPRLRVHVADARRFVRAPGGRYDVIVADLYHPSVDGSGALYAQEHFAAIRDRLAEGGLFAQWLPLHQLDLPTLRIIVRTFLDTFPDASAYLAQFSVETPLIALIGRREAKTYPADWAARRITDPDLAGRLAALDMSGDFSLFGLYLAGRPELSAFAGPGPVNTDDRPLVTTDAPRIAYAGTDTPADRLVALLAALHPASEAVLDGSDPQARARLAAYWRARNAYLETGAQTLAARGPRDVIGTLAPRLIEIVRMSPDFEPAYGPVLAMARQRAVSEPAAARRLLEALDRANPARPDARRLLAALPPDAGSASRPPPPR, from the coding sequence ATGTCCCAGTTCCCCGTGTCCGATACCCGCCCGGCCTCGACCGCGACGATGACTGCTTCGTCGCCTGTTGCCATTTCGCCCGAGGTCACCGGTGCCGGCGCCAGCGGCCGCCGCATCGGCGCCATCACCGCCGTGGCCGCGCTGTCGGGCCTCGCCGGGCTCGGATATGAGATCGTCTGGGCGCGGATGCTCGCCGTTGCGCTGGGCCATGAGATCGTGGCGGTGCTGGGCGTGGTCTCCGCGCTGTTCGCGGGCCTTGCCCTCGGCAGCCTGCTCCTCGGCCGCCGCATCGCGTCGAGCCGCTCGCCTGCCACCTGGTACGCCGGGCTGGAATGCGTCATCGGCCTATGGGCGCTTGCCCTCATCCTCCTGTCGCCGCTGGCCGCCGAGCAGGTGCCGGCTCTGGTGCCGGTGGATGCGGACCCGCTGCGCCAATGGACCGTGGCCTTCGGCCTGCCCTTCGTGCTGCTGCTGCCCGCGACGCTCGCCATGGGCGCCACCGTTCCGGCGCTGGAAGCCGTGCTCGCGCCGCTGCTGGTGGCGCGCGGGGCGGTGGGGCGGATCTATGCGGCCAATACGGCGGGCGCCGTGGCCGGCACCCTTGCCACCGCCTTCCTGCTCATTCCGGCGCTCGGCCTGTCAGCGACGCTGATGGCCTGCGCCGGGCTGAATTTCGCCTGCGCCGCCCTGCTCATCGCCTTCGCGGGCGGACGAGGCGCGGCGCTGGTGGCGTCCCCGGCGTCTCTTCGCGTGGACACGGAGCGCGCGCACGCCCCCCTCATGGCCTTGTTCGTCACCGGCCTGCTCGGCATCGGCTACGAAGTGGTGACGGTGCGGGTGCTGAGCCAGATCCTCGAAAACACCATCTACACCTTTGCCATCCTGCTCGCCGCCTACCTCACCGGAACGGCCCTCGGCGCCGTGGCGCGCAATGCCATCGCCGCGCGGCGTCCCGGCGCGGACCTCACCCGGCCGCTGGTGGTGGCAACCGCCCTTGCCTGCCTCCTCGGTGCGGCGCTGCTCGGGGTGTCGGACCGGATGCTGGAGATGCTGCGGGCGGGGCTTCCCGCCACGCTCGAAGGCCGGCTTGCCGCCGAGCTGGGCATCGCCGCGCTGGCCTTCCTGCCCCCCACCATCGCCATGGGCGCCCTGTTCACGGAGCTGGCCCAGCGCGCAAGCGACAAGGCCGGCGGCGTGGGTCCCGCGCTCGCCGTCAACACGCTGGGGGCGGCGCTGGCGCCGATCCTGTTCGGCCCGCTGCTGCTGCCGCTGCTCGGCGCCAAGCTCGCCTTCGTCGTCATCGCCGTCGGTTATCTCCTTGTGCTGCCGGATCTGGCGCGCAGGTCCCTCATGGCGGCCGGACTCGTCGGCGCGGCCACGGCGGCACTGATGGTGGCGCCCCTGTCCCTGCGCTTCGTGCGCATCCCGCCCGGCGGCGAGCTGGTGTGGCACCGCGACGGAGTGATGGCCGCGGTCAGCGTCATCTCCAACAGCGCCGGCGACCTGCACCTGCAGGTGAACAACCATTTCCGCATGGGCGGCAGCGCCTCCATGCGCTCCGACCACCGGCAGGCGCACATTCCGCTGCTGCTGCATCCGGCGCCCGAAAGCGCCCTGTTCCTGGGCCTCGGCACCGGCGCGACCCTGTCGGCGGCGGGCGCCCATCCCGGCCTCCGGGCGGACGGGGTGGAACTGGTGCCGGAGGTGGTGGAAACCTTCCCCCTGTTCGGCGCCTCGGCCGGCGAGATTGGCCGCAACCCGCGCCTGCGCGTCCATGTGGCGGACGCGCGGCGCTTCGTACGCGCTCCCGGCGGCCGCTATGACGTGATCGTGGCCGACCTCTATCATCCGTCCGTGGACGGCTCCGGCGCGCTCTATGCTCAAGAGCATTTCGCCGCCATCCGCGACCGGCTGGCGGAGGGCGGGCTGTTCGCCCAATGGCTACCCCTGCACCAGCTGGACCTGCCCACGTTGCGCATCATCGTGCGCACCTTCCTCGACACGTTCCCGGATGCCAGCGCCTATCTTGCCCAGTTCAGCGTGGAGACGCCCCTGATCGCACTCATCGGCCGGCGCGAGGCGAAGACCTATCCCGCCGATTGGGCCGCGCGGCGCATCACCGATCCGGACCTCGCCGGGCGGCTTGCCGCGCTGGACATGAGCGGCGACTTCTCGCTGTTCGGCCTCTATCTCGCCGGCCGGCCGGAGCTTTCCGCCTTCGCCGGGCCCGGGCCGGTGAACACGGACGACCGCCCCCTCGTCACCACCGACGCTCCCCGCATCGCCTATGCCGGCACGGACACCCCCGCCGACCGGCTGGTGGCCCTCCTCGCCGCGCTCCACCCCGCGTCCGAGGCGGTGCTGGATGGGTCGGATCCGCAGGCCCGCGCCCGCCTTGCCGCCTACTGGCGCGCGCGCAATGCCTATCTGGAAACCGGGGCGCAGACGCTGGCCGCGCGCGGTCCGCGCGACGTGATCGGGACGCTGGCCCCGCGCCTCATCGAGATCGTGCGCATGAGCCCGGATTTCGAGCCGGCCTATGGGCCGGTGCTGGCCATGGCGCGGCAGCGCGCGGTCAGCGAGCCGGCTGCGGCGCGCCGCCTCCTAGAAGCACTCGATAGGGCGAACCCGGCCCGACCCGATGCACGCCGCCTTCTTGCGGCGCTGCCGCCGGATGCGGGGTCGGCGTCTCGCCCGCCGCCGCCACGGTGA
- a CDS encoding conserved hypothetical protein; putative signal peptide (KEGG: bra:BRADO6333 hypothetical protein; putative signal peptide) codes for MKSAVLAHQLIAGASVLAVAGGMALPSTPAFADSYMAGDFHNHTPCSDGRSSVETMVKKAVQSYGLEWLGAADHGGSSPRDCRIDDPEGDGSTTGTGKFWDVAPVTQVKGDVAMSQGHRSMWRWQSAEEIIYPELARLAKELNRPMLYAGIETNVPGHEHTSMTVIGNQKPQNFGGDTGDATGVAEFEYRFDRSDTDFSKGAPNHTWEGKVANASGSGSGTANHKNKAVPSVQWLQKYYPLDSYYVPAHVERAGVFNPNGNNGFNVEHFRDFNNAGPTVAVGFESQPGHQAANNRGEYRAGFCGTGCDSVGVTTFGGTGIYAAKIGGLWDAMLGEGRNWFFYASSDWHNRGSFSIYEAASTQDFYPGEYQKLYLPRPAAGTTLRPNVIVDGVRSGNSYSVQGDLITGELTYKAEVIGYAAAGTAKMGQTLVVPRGRSVKLTLEVNLPTTKNNSPYSFNNPSLAQIGIQEPLNRPTLRQVQFIKGNVTGVVAADSANYTNATNPTASIYASFGPNNWTVNGQKRTMVVTISNVQNNMYVRTLGSNLPPSTPAETDAKGNPLNDWDPLNADQGPFVPCTDAACPSHMVVRDGVKLSSYDVAGWADLWFHTNPIFIRVADQPKLLVETNGAMAVALKK; via the coding sequence ATGAAAAGCGCGGTGCTGGCGCATCAACTGATTGCGGGGGCCTCGGTCCTCGCCGTGGCCGGTGGGATGGCGCTGCCGTCTACCCCGGCGTTCGCCGACAGCTACATGGCCGGCGACTTCCATAACCACACGCCATGCTCGGACGGCCGCTCGTCGGTCGAGACCATGGTGAAGAAGGCGGTTCAGAGCTACGGCCTGGAATGGCTCGGCGCTGCCGACCACGGCGGCTCGAGCCCGCGCGACTGCCGCATCGACGATCCCGAGGGTGACGGCTCCACCACCGGCACCGGCAAGTTCTGGGACGTGGCGCCGGTGACCCAGGTCAAGGGCGACGTGGCCATGTCGCAGGGCCATCGCTCCATGTGGCGCTGGCAGAGCGCCGAGGAGATCATCTATCCCGAGCTCGCGCGCCTCGCGAAGGAGCTCAACCGGCCCATGCTCTATGCCGGCATCGAAACCAACGTGCCCGGCCACGAGCACACCTCGATGACCGTGATCGGCAACCAGAAGCCGCAGAATTTCGGTGGCGACACCGGCGACGCCACCGGCGTGGCCGAGTTCGAATACCGCTTCGACCGCTCGGACACCGATTTCTCCAAGGGCGCGCCGAACCACACCTGGGAAGGCAAGGTGGCGAACGCCTCCGGCTCCGGCTCGGGCACGGCGAACCACAAGAACAAGGCGGTTCCCTCCGTCCAGTGGCTGCAGAAATACTATCCCCTCGACAGCTACTACGTGCCTGCCCACGTTGAGCGCGCCGGCGTGTTCAACCCGAACGGCAACAACGGCTTCAACGTCGAGCACTTCCGCGACTTCAACAATGCGGGCCCGACCGTCGCCGTCGGCTTCGAGAGCCAGCCGGGCCACCAGGCCGCCAACAATCGCGGCGAATACCGCGCCGGCTTCTGCGGCACTGGCTGCGATTCGGTGGGCGTGACCACCTTCGGCGGCACCGGCATCTACGCCGCCAAGATCGGCGGCCTGTGGGACGCCATGCTGGGCGAAGGCCGCAACTGGTTCTTCTATGCCAGCTCCGACTGGCACAACCGCGGCTCCTTCAGCATCTATGAAGCCGCCTCGACCCAGGATTTCTATCCCGGCGAATACCAGAAGCTGTACCTGCCGCGCCCTGCGGCCGGCACCACCCTGCGCCCGAACGTGATCGTCGACGGCGTGCGCTCCGGCAATTCCTACTCGGTGCAGGGCGACCTGATCACCGGCGAGCTGACCTACAAGGCCGAGGTCATCGGCTATGCGGCCGCCGGCACCGCCAAGATGGGCCAGACGCTGGTGGTTCCGCGTGGCCGTTCGGTCAAGCTCACCCTCGAGGTGAACCTGCCCACCACCAAGAACAACTCGCCCTACAGCTTCAACAACCCCTCGCTCGCCCAGATCGGCATTCAGGAGCCCCTGAACCGGCCGACCCTGCGCCAGGTGCAGTTCATCAAGGGCAACGTCACCGGCGTCGTCGCCGCCGACAGCGCCAACTACACCAACGCCACCAACCCCACCGCCAGCATCTACGCCTCCTTCGGCCCGAACAACTGGACCGTGAACGGCCAGAAGCGGACCATGGTGGTGACGATCTCGAACGTGCAGAACAACATGTACGTCCGGACCCTCGGCAGCAACCTGCCGCCGTCCACCCCGGCCGAGACCGACGCCAAGGGCAACCCCCTGAACGACTGGGATCCGCTGAACGCCGACCAGGGCCCGTTCGTGCCCTGCACCGACGCCGCCTGCCCCTCGCACATGGTGGTGCGCGACGGCGTGAAGCTCTCCAGCTACGACGTGGCCGGCTGGGCGGACCTGTGGTTCCACACCAACCCCATCTTCATCCGCGTCGCCGACCAGCCCAAGCTGCTGGTGGAGACCAACGGCGCCATGGCCGTCGCGCTGAAGAAGTGA
- a CDS encoding conserved hypothetical protein; putative signal peptide (KEGG: bra:BRADO6334 conserved hypothetical protein; putative signal peptide) has translation MSRITGLSHPRENTPRCHQRDTTRSVGHAPQQEVAAGTRAIERLLASVQGRCGGRDLTSSGLEPDARAADAKKRVRGVPGFLRRLVREPLVQFMVLGAVIFAVHAATTPSVSKERLIEVTPAVRQSIVDAFKASHEGREPGADELAKLVDLWLLNEITFREALAQGLDKGDEMIRDRITHKMRLLIFNGVDVNEPTRAELSAWYEKRRAAYDIPDLVSFIAVPFTGADAEAQSRAVLDEIRAGTEPEDVQLRALIFGQRPRQTLEPSFGKAFVDQIVAGPSGEWRVLSSDAGWYVVRLDSFVPGRRVELDEVSSQVAQAWKDERRRVLAIAATRDLGKAYVIRRDDAPAGGNP, from the coding sequence GTGAGCCGAATAACTGGATTGTCGCATCCGCGGGAAAACACGCCGCGCTGTCATCAACGCGACACCACCCGTTCGGTAGGTCATGCGCCTCAACAGGAAGTCGCAGCCGGAACGCGAGCCATCGAGCGCTTGCTGGCATCCGTGCAGGGTCGGTGCGGGGGACGGGATTTGACGTCATCGGGTTTGGAGCCGGACGCACGAGCGGCCGATGCGAAGAAGCGCGTTCGGGGCGTGCCTGGCTTTCTCCGGCGCCTCGTGCGCGAGCCGCTGGTGCAGTTCATGGTGCTGGGTGCGGTGATCTTCGCGGTGCATGCCGCCACCACGCCCTCGGTCAGCAAGGAGCGGCTCATCGAAGTGACGCCCGCGGTGCGCCAGTCCATCGTGGATGCCTTCAAGGCCTCCCACGAGGGGCGCGAGCCGGGCGCCGACGAACTCGCCAAGCTGGTCGACCTGTGGCTGCTGAACGAGATCACCTTCCGCGAGGCGCTGGCGCAGGGCCTCGACAAGGGCGACGAGATGATCCGCGACCGCATCACCCACAAGATGCGCCTGCTCATCTTCAACGGCGTCGACGTGAACGAGCCGACCCGCGCCGAGCTGAGCGCGTGGTATGAGAAGCGCCGCGCTGCCTACGACATTCCCGACCTTGTCAGCTTCATCGCGGTGCCCTTCACCGGCGCCGACGCGGAAGCCCAGAGCCGCGCCGTTCTGGACGAGATCCGCGCCGGCACCGAGCCCGAGGACGTGCAGCTGCGCGCCCTCATCTTCGGTCAGCGGCCGCGGCAGACACTGGAGCCTTCCTTCGGCAAGGCGTTCGTGGACCAGATCGTCGCCGGCCCCTCGGGGGAGTGGCGGGTGCTGTCCTCGGACGCGGGCTGGTATGTGGTGCGCCTCGACAGTTTCGTGCCCGGCCGCCGTGTGGAGCTGGACGAGGTCAGCTCCCAGGTGGCACAGGCGTGGAAGGACGAGCGCCGGCGCGTGCTCGCCATTGCCGCCACCCGCGACCTCGGCAAGGCCTATGTGATCCGGCGCGACGACGCACCGGCGGGCGGCAACCCATGA
- a CDS encoding putative membrane protein of unknown function (KEGG: bbt:BBta_1291 putative membrane protein of unknown function) yields MSGTGNSGVRRRLFAVLGSLAAALLCLALALLVPAAAARAHEATMAVITLREIAPGRFIGQWTMPPVDMTLQPIFPPHCTWEPPELVCGARGLTGQLSFMGLGSKQSVATIRVIPHEGPMEVYTVSAAKPTVMAARDPGTDLAVWRDLAETYVNLGIDHILRGIDHLLFVLGLIWLVKGGWKLVKTITAFTVGHSLSLAAATFGLVGVPERPLNAAIALSIVFVGVEIVKLQRGEVGLTARYPWTVAFAFGLLHGLGFATALTALGIPQATLPIALLFFNVGVEIGQLSFVAVVLALLWAHRQAQALLPRWGAAIPAYVIGSVASYWFLLRI; encoded by the coding sequence ATGAGCGGAACAGGCAATTCCGGTGTCCGGCGTCGCCTCTTCGCGGTGCTGGGCAGCCTGGCCGCCGCGCTGCTGTGCCTCGCGCTCGCGCTGCTGGTGCCGGCCGCGGCGGCGCGGGCGCACGAGGCCACCATGGCGGTGATCACCTTGCGTGAGATTGCGCCGGGCCGCTTCATCGGCCAGTGGACCATGCCGCCGGTGGACATGACGCTGCAGCCGATCTTCCCGCCCCACTGCACCTGGGAGCCGCCGGAGCTGGTGTGCGGCGCCCGTGGCCTGACCGGCCAGCTGAGCTTCATGGGCCTCGGCAGCAAGCAGTCGGTGGCCACCATCCGGGTCATCCCCCACGAGGGACCCATGGAGGTCTATACGGTGAGCGCCGCCAAGCCCACCGTGATGGCCGCCCGCGATCCGGGCACCGACCTTGCCGTGTGGCGGGACCTGGCCGAGACCTATGTCAATCTCGGCATCGACCACATCCTGCGCGGCATCGATCATCTGTTGTTCGTGCTCGGCCTGATCTGGCTGGTGAAGGGCGGCTGGAAGCTGGTGAAAACCATCACCGCCTTCACGGTGGGCCACTCGCTCTCGCTCGCCGCCGCCACCTTCGGTCTGGTGGGCGTGCCGGAACGCCCACTCAATGCCGCCATCGCCCTCTCCATCGTGTTCGTGGGCGTGGAGATCGTGAAGCTGCAGCGCGGGGAGGTGGGCCTGACGGCGCGCTATCCCTGGACCGTCGCCTTCGCCTTCGGGCTGTTGCACGGGCTGGGATTTGCCACCGCGCTCACGGCGCTGGGCATTCCGCAGGCGACGCTGCCCATCGCGCTCCTGTTCTTCAACGTCGGCGTGGAAATCGGCCAGCTCTCCTTCGTGGCGGTGGTGCTGGCGCTGTTGTGGGCCCACCGGCAGGCGCAGGCGCTGCTGCCGCGCTGGGGCGCCGCCATCCCGGCCTATGTGATCGGCTCGGTGGCCTCCTACTGGTTCCTGCTGCGGATCTGA